Part of the Natrialbaceae archaeon AArc-T1-2 genome, TCGGGACAGTCGCTCGCGTCGGTCGGCGTCTGTAGCCTCGAGCGCGCGTCGTTCGACGTAGGTCTCGAGCTCTCTGCGGTGCTCGCTCGACCAGGCCCGACTGCCGTTCTCGGTGTCCTCGCTCGGCAACGCGGCCCGTGCGGCCTCGGTCTCCGCTGGATTTTCCTCGAGGATGCCGCCCTGGACGCACCACGAGAGAAACGCACGGACGACGGCGTAGTAGGTTCCGGCCGTCGACGCCGCGTACTCGCCGCGGTCGGTTCGTGTCTCGAGTTCGCTGGCGTAGGCGCGCATGTGTTCGGCCTCGAGTTCGAACACAGAGACGACGTCGTGTTCGCGCTCGAGCCAGGTGATGAACCGGCGCAGGATCGACGCCGCGTTCGAGGCGTACGCGCCGGCACCCGGGCCGTCCGGATCGCCGACGGCTTTGCGCTCGAGGTAGGTGTCAACGGCGTCTGCGACCCTGACGCCGGTCACGGTGTGATCACCTCCTCGACGGGACGACGTCGTGACCGTTCCGTTCCGGCCGCCGACCGAGAGCCGTTCGCGGCGGGCGGCCGACCGATTGTCCGTCCGTCGGCTGTCATTCACCGGGGTAGAGGGGCTCCACTCCTGTAAAGGTGCCTTTCGACCGGCACACGAACCGACGTGAACGATCCAAAACGGTCGTCAACCGAACGAAACGGACGCTTACGAGCGGTCGGTTATTTGAACCGGCGTCGACAGTCACGAGCACAGTCATGAAAACCGTCCGTACTGCAGTCGATCACGAAACGCTTCGGTCGGTCAGCAAGCTGGTGCTTTCGACCCTGTCGTTAATTTTGCTCCTCTCGGTCGTCGCTGTCCTGCCAGGGGTCGGCCACGTGATACCGGGAACGCCGATGACGTTCGTCGCGGCCGTCGGGGCGATCGCGACGGTTGCGATCGTCGGTCTGCTGTTGTACCTCGCGCCAGCGCTCGCCAAACTCGTCAGATCGACGCTCGAGGGGCCCCAGCCCGTCGTCGACGACGTCGCGTCGATCGTCCAGCTGTTCGTCGTCCTCGTCGCGGTGCTCGTCGCCCACCGGGGGCTGGCGCCGGCGCTCACCCCGCTTCTGGGCGGTGCGGTATGGGTCTATGACCTCGTGTTTCTCGCGCTCGCGTTGCCGCCACTTGCGATCCTCGCGGCCCGGCTGTACGTCTCGCTCGACCCGATGGCCGAGTTGCTGGCAGAGAGCGTAACGGACGATCCAGAGAAACGAGACGAAGCTTCGGGGGTGACGGAGTAACCATGGCCGCTGGTGACAGGCGACGACTGCCGTTCGTCCAGGGCGTCATCGGCGGCGTCACAGCCTGGCTCGTCGGCTACGTCCTGACCTATCTGATTGTCGCCGGTGAGATCCGCGAGTCACCGCTGCAACGCGTGCTCGAGGCGCTCGAGGGCGAGCCGGCCACCTACGAGATGGTCGGGTGGGTGTTCTACAACGTTCACTTCGTCGAAACGGTCTTTCGCGACGTGCCGTTGCTCGGCAGTTACGCCACCTCCTACGTCGGCGGCGAGGACGGGTTCACCGTCGCCCTCTATGCGGTGCCGCCGGCGACGCTTCTCGCAGCCGGCCTCGCGCTCGCGACCTATCGACGGGTGAGGACCGCGACCGAGGGCGCACTCGTCGGTCTGACCGTGGTACCCGGCTATCTCCTGGCGTCGATCGTCGGCGTCTTCCTCTTTGAGGTCACCGTCGGTCCCGCAAGCGGCGCACCCGAGATGATTCCGGCAATCGCCATCGCGGGGATTGCGTATCCGGCCGTCTTCGCCGGCGGTGGCGGTGCCGTCGCCGCGATCCGTTCCGGCCGGTCGTAGCGCGGTCGTCGGCCGGTTCGGTCTCTCCGAGACGTCCGAAGCCGGCGCTCACGGATCAACTGACCGACGGTCGACCGCCTCTCGGTTTGCCCTCGACAATTCTGTGACACGAACGGAAAGACTGATTCGGTGAACAGCCGTCTATCGGACAGAATGGCGAACAGGGACGACGTCACGAGAGAGCTAGCCGAGTGTGTAGACTGTGGCTCGGTGTACGCAGCCCGCCAGTGGCCCTCGGGTGAGATTCAGCCGATCGGAAGTGACGGCTGCGACTGCGGATCTACCGACTTTCTTCTCATCGGGAGCTCAGACGGGGAGTCGTCCACCACCGAAACGCGTTCGGAGTGAAATATCTGGAGTTTGTACCGTAACGGTGTGTCCCTACGGTTCCTCGAGCGCGTAAACTGACCCGTCGCCGCTACCGACGTAGACGACGCCGTCGACGACCGCCGGACTCGACGCCACCCAGTCCTCGGTCTGGTACTGCCAGCGCTCCGTGCCGGTCTCGGGCGAGAGCGCACGGACGAATCCGTCCTCGTTGCCGACGTAGACCGTTCCGTCGGCGACGGCGGGACTGCTTCGAACCTCGAGAAAACCGCCGACGCTCCAGAACTGGGTTTCTGGGGCGGGATCGTCCGGGTCCCCGTTCGATGCGGCCGAGAGCGCGTAGAGGCTGTTGTCGAAGCTGCCGACGTAGACGACGCCGTCGACGACCGCCGGACTCGAGGTCACCGAGCCGCCGGTCTCGAACGTCCAGTGGATCTCGCCGTCGTCTACGTTGACCGCGTAGACGTGATCGTCGTTGCTGCCGACGTAGACGACGCCGTCTGCCACCGTCGGCCGGCTCTGGATCCAGTCGTCGGTCTCGATTCGCCAGACCTCCTCGCCGTCGTCGGCGTCGACCGCGTAGAGCGAACCGGCGTCGCTGCCGACGTAGACGACGCCGTCGGCTACCGCGGGCGCTCGCTGGAGGGAGCCGTCCGCCTCGAACTCCCAGCGCATCTCGCCGTCGTCGGCCGCGAGCGCGTAGAGAGTGGCGTCGTTGCTGCCGACGTAAACCGTCTCCTCGAGGACCGTCGGGCTCGAGACAACCTGATCGTCGGTCTCGAGGTGCCAGCGCTCCTCGCCCTCGTCGACGGCGTACACCGACCCATCCTCGCTGCCGACGTACACCGTGTCGTCGGCCACCGCGGGACTGCTCGAGACCGCGCCGTTCGTTCCGAACCGCCACCGTCGATCGCCGTTCTCGGCGTCGATTGCGTAGACGCCGCCGTCGTTGCTGCCGACGTAGACTGTCTCCTCGACGACCGCGGGGCTGCTGTAGACCGAATCATCCGTCTCGAACCGCCAGCGTCGCTCGACGGCCTCGGTCGGTCCCGGCCCCGGCGCGTGGCCAGTGTTTCCGGCGTCGTACTGAAACGAGGGCCACGCGCCGCCGTCGTCGGGGTGGCTCGTGTCCACGTCCGGCTCGATCACCGCCGGCTCGTCGTTGGAGTCGCCGAGACAGCCCGTCAGCCCGACGACACAACTCGCCGCGAGGGAACCCAGCAGCGCTCGGCGTCCACGTTCGTCGACCATCGTGTTAGGCGACAATCAGCGAGGGAGATACAAAGCCTTCCCGCAATCGATCATCAGATCATCGCGGACGCGCGACGATTCCGAGGTGATCGACGTGGTAGTCCTCGAGCCGGCGACGCTCGAGAATTTCGTAGTCGGTCTCGAGTTCCGCCCGAACGTCCTCGAACACCGCCGCCGGATCCCGGGTGACGTCCTCGCTGCGGGCTTTCACCGCGAGCAACAGCCGGCCGTCGTCGGCGAGAAACCGCTGGTTCTCGCGGGCGACGCGAGCCTGACCACGGGTCGCGACGTCCTGGACGATCGCGTCGACGCCGCCCTCGACGACGTGGGCGTAGCTCTCGGGCTTCCGGGCGTCTTTCAGCAGCGGGAACAGTCGCGGGCGCGAGTCGGCGACTGCGAGCAGGTCTCGTGCGGGGCGGGGAGCGAACTCGACGGCGTAGGTCGGTCCCGAAAAATCCGCGACGTGACTAACCGTCGTTCCGCTCGCCGCACCGAGGTACAACACCGTCTCGCCGCCCTCGAGCCCGGTATCCATCCCGAGAGCGAACATCGCCCCGAGCTTCGAGCGGGTGGGGTCCCAC contains:
- a CDS encoding PQQ-binding-like beta-propeller repeat protein; this translates as MVDERGRRALLGSLAASCVVGLTGCLGDSNDEPAVIEPDVDTSHPDDGGAWPSFQYDAGNTGHAPGPGPTEAVERRWRFETDDSVYSSPAVVEETVYVGSNDGGVYAIDAENGDRRWRFGTNGAVSSSPAVADDTVYVGSEDGSVYAVDEGEERWHLETDDQVVSSPTVLEETVYVGSNDATLYALAADDGEMRWEFEADGSLQRAPAVADGVVYVGSDAGSLYAVDADDGEEVWRIETDDWIQSRPTVADGVVYVGSNDDHVYAVNVDDGEIHWTFETGGSVTSSPAVVDGVVYVGSFDNSLYALSAASNGDPDDPAPETQFWSVGGFLEVRSSPAVADGTVYVGNEDGFVRALSPETGTERWQYQTEDWVASSPAVVDGVVYVGSGDGSVYALEEP
- a CDS encoding fibrillarin-like rRNA/tRNA 2'-O-methyltransferase produces the protein MSETALPTGVQRREIDGEKRLATCGEPVYGEATDGEWRAWDPTRSKLGAMFALGMDTGLEGGETVLYLGAASGTTVSHVADFSGPTYAVEFAPRPARDLLAVADSRPRLFPLLKDARKPESYAHVVEGGVDAIVQDVATRGQARVARENQRFLADDGRLLLAVKARSEDVTRDPAAVFEDVRAELETDYEILERRRLEDYHVDHLGIVARPR